In Vibrio alginolyticus NBRC 15630 = ATCC 17749, one genomic interval encodes:
- a CDS encoding TonB-dependent hemoglobin/transferrin/lactoferrin family receptor, which translates to MKLTPVSAAVLSVLAASQVHAESKVFSMEEVVVTANKIDQPLSKVAGSVAVITNEQIEERGETELYDVLRNEPGVSVTGGAGRPQNITIRGMTGNRIMIVRDGIRSADGFGANDINDAVGRDTFDLSNFESLQIIKGASSSVHGSGAIGGVVILESSQPGDFLKDKDFYTDVSGTYTDISNKYKGTSNLAFRSGDTESLFNVSYWQGQETRNFDEDLYNRDLDGYSGAYTINHFFNEEVMLKAKAELYTQNQERLEGSPSIQPDGIWHIEDFAEDETTEEYSAYIGAEVTPINPTWFEELDTKVYWRHTEVVEDTNRLMRQVDHNGLITKRRELEHKTFIDETIGFRGDFTNTIYAANAEHQLAYGVELSTDYYERTDSDSKIDWNGVTPSTKQPFAPARAYNIGLYVRDMVELDKWTITGGLRFDAHRLTPDGAGEVGGFPLKDMDSSEVSPSLSVSREVFANNIAYVSYNHGYRAPEYDKAYGFVSHDFVPLTPFVIAPNMDLEAETSDSFEIGNKFDNGRAYVYASLFYNKFENFIDVVTTGFDSSNGNYIKQYQNLDGVETYGAELSAGYAITKRWNISTKFGYVDGKDAEGEYVRSITPFEGNAQLKYANQDFNAYVTWNWAAAMDRVPKCQTTLGLATDCAQTSAWNTFDIGATYHVSKDLRVSANIINLFDKEYIRYQDVAGIAEESKRYSTEPGRYFTLTAKYEF; encoded by the coding sequence ATGAAGCTTACCCCAGTGTCAGCGGCAGTACTTTCGGTACTTGCTGCCAGTCAAGTGCACGCCGAATCTAAGGTTTTCTCAATGGAAGAGGTGGTGGTAACCGCCAATAAAATCGATCAGCCATTGTCAAAAGTGGCAGGTAGTGTCGCGGTTATCACAAACGAGCAAATCGAAGAAAGAGGCGAGACCGAGCTATATGACGTGCTGCGTAACGAACCTGGTGTAAGTGTGACGGGCGGTGCAGGACGTCCGCAAAACATTACCATCCGTGGTATGACGGGGAACCGCATTATGATCGTTCGTGATGGTATTCGTTCTGCGGATGGCTTCGGTGCGAATGACATTAATGATGCAGTTGGGAGAGATACTTTTGATTTATCCAATTTTGAATCGCTGCAAATCATTAAAGGGGCAAGTTCTTCGGTGCATGGCTCTGGCGCGATCGGCGGTGTGGTGATTTTAGAATCCAGTCAGCCGGGTGATTTCTTAAAAGACAAAGACTTCTACACCGATGTTTCCGGTACTTACACCGATATCAGCAACAAGTACAAAGGCACGAGTAATCTAGCTTTTCGTTCCGGTGATACAGAGAGTTTGTTTAACGTTTCATACTGGCAAGGACAAGAGACACGTAACTTTGATGAAGATTTGTATAACCGCGACCTCGATGGTTACAGCGGTGCTTATACGATCAACCACTTTTTCAATGAAGAGGTGATGTTGAAAGCCAAAGCGGAACTCTACACCCAGAACCAAGAGCGTTTGGAGGGTTCACCGTCCATTCAACCTGATGGAATTTGGCATATTGAAGACTTTGCTGAGGATGAAACCACAGAAGAGTACAGCGCTTATATTGGTGCAGAGGTGACTCCGATTAATCCAACTTGGTTCGAAGAGTTGGATACCAAAGTTTACTGGCGTCACACCGAAGTGGTGGAAGACACCAACCGTTTAATGCGCCAAGTGGATCACAATGGTTTGATCACCAAGCGTCGCGAGCTGGAACACAAAACCTTCATTGACGAAACAATTGGCTTCCGTGGCGATTTCACCAATACGATTTATGCAGCAAATGCTGAGCACCAATTGGCTTACGGTGTTGAGCTTTCTACAGACTATTACGAGCGCACAGATAGCGATTCCAAGATTGATTGGAACGGGGTAACGCCTTCGACCAAACAACCTTTCGCTCCTGCTCGTGCTTATAACATTGGCTTGTATGTTCGAGACATGGTGGAACTGGATAAATGGACCATCACAGGTGGCCTACGCTTTGATGCGCACCGTCTCACGCCAGACGGTGCGGGTGAAGTGGGCGGCTTCCCATTAAAAGATATGGATAGCTCAGAGGTATCTCCAAGTCTGTCGGTTTCTCGTGAAGTATTTGCCAACAACATTGCTTATGTATCTTATAACCATGGTTACCGTGCTCCGGAATACGATAAAGCGTATGGCTTCGTAAGCCACGACTTTGTGCCGCTCACGCCGTTTGTCATTGCACCAAACATGGATCTAGAGGCTGAAACTTCCGACTCATTTGAAATCGGTAACAAGTTCGATAACGGTCGTGCGTATGTCTATGCGTCTTTGTTCTACAACAAGTTTGAAAACTTCATCGACGTTGTGACCACGGGCTTTGACTCAAGCAATGGTAATTACATTAAACAATACCAAAACCTCGATGGTGTCGAGACGTATGGTGCAGAGCTTTCTGCGGGTTACGCGATCACTAAGCGATGGAACATCAGCACCAAGTTTGGTTACGTAGATGGCAAAGACGCGGAAGGTGAATACGTTCGAAGCATTACGCCATTCGAAGGTAACGCTCAACTGAAATACGCCAACCAAGACTTCAATGCTTACGTGACTTGGAACTGGGCCGCGGCAATGGATCGCGTTCCTAAATGCCAGACCACGCTTGGCCTAGCGACAGATTGCGCGCAGACAAGTGCGTGGAATACGTTTGATATTGGCGCAACTTACCACGTTTCCAAAGACCTTCGTGTTAGCGCAAACATCATCAACCTGTTCGACAAAGAATACATCCGATACCAAGACGTAGCGGGTATCGCTGAGGAAAGTAAGCGTTACTCAACTGAGCCAGGGCGCTACTTCACGCTGACTGCAAAATACGAATTCTAG
- a CDS encoding prolyl oligopeptidase family serine peptidase has product MKFTHVFLGLIITSSSGFAADDFNWLRDDARKDERVLTYLTEQNHKTEQHQKSYQTLTKNLLTQWDTMVADKGDKPWSIVSGREWTLTRRDGRYLLLSRASQHAPENVVFDFDERQSAHQYYQLGQWQVNGDTLLFTEDIDGSEQYRAVVVDLLSGQSTELATHVDSGVLLSPNGKVAFLVAKEKRTQRPHQILRISTESLAKTVLWNEPKSDWLLSFYRAADSRYAVLQSNNESTTEQKLVDLETGTVSDSLRKPEVGVEYYADVAKGYIYLKSNLEGKFALYQAELAPLGATWQRFTNPREPLEQFYLYDAGVVALSKPNNLSTLTVYSYQGQEKVILPLEHDGNVAWLSTLGDFESNKIRIRSMSMTTPPQWEEFDVKTLNKSLYSQDAYQDFDSQRYVSQRIFIKHDGVSVPVSLAYRKDKLHPQSPVMIYGYGAYGFTMKPYFMPQVISLLDQGVIYAIAHVRGGGYFGDEWHEQGRGVRKANSIGDFVAAAKALQTFERGNREVFAIGSSAGGTLVAGAVNQDPKLFSGVVLKVPFVDVVASMSDTSLPLTTQQYGEWGNPTKPEQLALMKAYDPILNIHKNAYPPMLVQVGLIDQRVPYWEGAKYLAKVSALSERNGPYLLQTDFNSGHQMDPRQAQEQQAKEYAFLLSLIKTSKAEQ; this is encoded by the coding sequence ATGAAATTTACTCATGTTTTTTTAGGGCTCATAATTACCTCTAGTTCTGGCTTTGCTGCTGATGATTTCAACTGGCTTCGAGATGATGCTCGTAAAGATGAGCGAGTTCTTACCTACCTAACAGAACAAAACCACAAAACTGAACAGCACCAAAAAAGTTATCAGACGTTGACAAAAAACCTACTCACGCAGTGGGATACCATGGTGGCAGACAAAGGTGATAAGCCATGGTCGATCGTGAGTGGAAGAGAGTGGACGCTAACGCGTCGCGATGGTCGTTACTTACTGTTATCCCGTGCGAGTCAACATGCACCAGAAAACGTGGTGTTCGATTTCGATGAACGACAATCTGCGCATCAGTACTACCAACTTGGTCAATGGCAAGTGAATGGTGACACGCTCCTTTTCACGGAAGATATCGACGGCAGCGAACAATATCGTGCTGTGGTTGTTGATTTACTCTCCGGTCAATCTACGGAACTGGCGACGCACGTCGATAGTGGCGTATTGTTGTCACCTAACGGGAAAGTGGCATTCCTCGTTGCAAAAGAAAAGCGCACCCAGCGACCTCATCAGATCTTACGTATCTCCACTGAATCTTTGGCAAAAACAGTCCTATGGAATGAACCCAAGTCAGATTGGTTACTTTCTTTCTATCGTGCGGCAGATAGCCGTTATGCTGTGCTGCAAAGCAACAACGAGTCAACAACAGAGCAGAAGCTTGTCGACCTAGAAACGGGCACTGTCTCAGATTCATTGCGAAAGCCTGAAGTGGGTGTGGAATATTACGCGGATGTGGCGAAAGGTTACATTTATCTTAAAAGCAACCTGGAAGGAAAGTTCGCCCTTTACCAAGCCGAACTCGCACCGCTTGGCGCAACATGGCAACGCTTTACCAATCCTCGTGAGCCGCTTGAACAGTTCTACCTTTATGATGCAGGAGTTGTGGCACTTAGTAAGCCAAACAACTTGTCGACATTGACGGTGTATTCTTACCAAGGGCAGGAAAAAGTGATACTGCCATTGGAACACGATGGTAATGTCGCTTGGCTAAGCACATTGGGCGATTTTGAATCAAACAAAATTCGTATCCGAAGCATGTCGATGACTACGCCTCCTCAGTGGGAAGAGTTCGATGTAAAAACGCTGAATAAATCCTTGTACTCTCAAGATGCTTACCAAGACTTTGATAGTCAGCGTTATGTATCCCAACGTATTTTTATTAAGCACGACGGCGTTTCTGTCCCGGTCTCTTTGGCGTATCGCAAAGACAAATTGCACCCACAATCTCCTGTGATGATTTACGGTTACGGCGCGTATGGTTTTACGATGAAACCGTACTTTATGCCTCAGGTTATCAGTTTACTCGACCAAGGTGTGATTTACGCTATCGCCCATGTCCGTGGCGGTGGGTACTTTGGCGATGAATGGCACGAGCAAGGCCGTGGTGTGCGAAAAGCCAATTCTATTGGTGATTTTGTCGCGGCCGCGAAGGCGCTGCAAACATTCGAACGTGGCAATAGAGAGGTTTTCGCCATCGGTTCTAGTGCTGGTGGTACGTTGGTGGCCGGAGCGGTTAATCAAGATCCTAAATTGTTTTCAGGTGTCGTACTTAAAGTGCCTTTTGTTGATGTGGTTGCAAGTATGTCGGATACCTCACTTCCGCTTACCACACAGCAGTATGGCGAATGGGGTAACCCAACCAAACCTGAACAATTGGCGTTAATGAAGGCGTACGATCCGATTCTCAATATCCATAAAAACGCTTACCCACCCATGTTGGTTCAAGTCGGTTTAATTGATCAGCGCGTGCCATATTGGGAAGGCGCAAAGTATCTGGCTAAAGTTTCAGCGTTAAGTGAGCGCAACGGGCCGTACTTGTTGCAAACTGATTTTAATTCGGGCCACCAAATGGACCCACGACAAGCGCAAGAACAACAAGCAAAAGAATACGCATTTCTACTATCACTCATTAAAACATCTAAAGCGGAGCAGTAA
- a CDS encoding DEAD/DEAH box helicase, protein MENTLQFKDLGLDNRLLKNLKHYDFKKATDIQQQAIPVAIAGKDLLASSKTGSGKTLAFVLPMLHKSLKTKSFSAKDPRAVILAPTRELAKQVYGELRSMLAGLSYEAALILGGENFNDQVKALRRYPKFIVATPGRLADHLEHRSLYLDGLETLILDEADRMLDLGFAPELRRIHKAAKHRRRQTLMFSATLDHADVNEIAAEMLNAPKRIAIGVSNEEHKDITQKFYLCDHLDHKEAILDRVLSEAEYRQVIIFTATRDDTERLTEKLNEKKLKAVALSGNLNQTQRNTIMSQFERAVFKILVTTDVASRGLDIATVTHVINFDMPKHTEEYVHRVGRTGRAGNKGDAISLVGPKDWDSFKRVEAYLQQDLEFSLFEDLKGKFKGLKPPKPDFRNKKATAKKARPQAKKSAKKPAKRDKSFYKNVSVGDDVFIPKKKPAAPSSEE, encoded by the coding sequence TTGGAGAATACTTTGCAATTTAAAGATCTAGGCCTAGACAACCGATTGTTGAAGAACCTAAAACACTACGATTTTAAAAAAGCGACTGACATTCAGCAGCAGGCGATTCCTGTTGCGATTGCAGGCAAGGATCTATTGGCATCTTCGAAAACAGGTTCGGGCAAGACTTTGGCGTTTGTATTGCCAATGCTTCATAAGTCTTTAAAGACAAAATCGTTTTCTGCGAAAGACCCTCGCGCGGTAATCCTTGCTCCTACTCGTGAGCTAGCGAAACAAGTATATGGTGAGCTTCGTTCTATGCTAGCTGGCCTATCTTATGAAGCAGCACTGATTTTGGGTGGTGAGAACTTTAACGATCAGGTAAAAGCTCTGCGTCGTTACCCGAAATTTATCGTGGCGACACCAGGACGTTTGGCTGATCACTTAGAGCACCGTTCGCTTTATCTGGATGGTTTGGAAACGCTAATTCTGGACGAAGCAGACCGTATGTTGGATTTGGGCTTTGCACCAGAGCTTCGTCGCATTCATAAAGCAGCCAAGCATCGTCGTCGTCAAACGTTGATGTTCTCTGCGACATTAGATCATGCAGACGTCAATGAAATCGCGGCTGAAATGCTCAATGCGCCAAAGCGAATTGCTATCGGCGTTTCTAACGAAGAACATAAAGATATCACGCAAAAATTTTACTTGTGTGATCACCTAGATCATAAAGAGGCAATTTTAGATCGTGTTCTTTCTGAGGCTGAATACCGTCAAGTTATTATCTTTACGGCAACGCGTGATGATACTGAGCGACTAACAGAAAAGCTGAACGAAAAGAAACTGAAGGCTGTAGCACTAAGTGGTAACTTGAACCAGACTCAACGTAACACCATTATGAGTCAGTTTGAGCGCGCAGTATTTAAGATCCTTGTAACGACTGATGTTGCTTCCCGCGGTTTGGATATTGCAACTGTGACACACGTCATCAACTTCGATATGCCAAAGCATACCGAAGAATACGTACACCGAGTTGGTCGTACTGGTCGTGCTGGAAACAAAGGGGATGCAATCTCTCTTGTTGGTCCAAAAGACTGGGATAGCTTTAAACGTGTAGAAGCATACCTACAACAAGATCTTGAGTTTTCATTGTTCGAAGATTTGAAAGGTAAGTTTAAAGGCCTTAAGCCACCTAAACCAGATTTCCGCAATAAGAAAGCGACCGCAAAGAAAGCTCGCCCTCAAGCGAAAAAATCGGCGAAAAAACCAGCTAAGCGTGACAAGAGCTTCTACAAAAACGTATCTGTGGGTGATGATGTCTTCATCCCTAAGAAAAAACCAGCGGCACCGAGCTCTGAAGAGTAA
- a CDS encoding Lpp/OprI family alanine-zipper lipoprotein encodes MNKTLIAAAATSVLLLAGCASSDDAATANAAKLDELSNQVSQLSQDVQALQSDVQKSGAAAMAAQEEAERANERIDNIAQSYTK; translated from the coding sequence ATGAACAAAACGTTGATCGCAGCTGCAGCAACTTCAGTACTTCTACTAGCCGGTTGTGCTTCTTCTGATGACGCAGCTACAGCAAATGCAGCAAAATTAGACGAACTAAGCAACCAAGTTAGCCAACTAAGCCAAGACGTACAAGCTCTTCAATCTGACGTTCAAAAATCAGGCGCAGCAGCAATGGCTGCTCAAGAAGAAGCTGAGCGTGCTAACGAGCGTATCGATAACATCGCTCAGTCTTACACTAAGTAA
- a CDS encoding L,D-transpeptidase family protein, which translates to MLSKKRSMSFAKRTLLSVSLSLVSGLSFAKMYELPEDGSRLIGRLENHVVQEGETMANIAKLYDVGMLGLMAANKGVDPFLPEEGHVLTIPTQLILPDVPYKGIVINLAELRLYYFPKGENIVHVFPVGIGRIGRDTPVMTTRISQKRPNPTWTPPASIRAEYKAKGIDLPAVVPAGPDNPLGMFALRLAYGNGEYLIHGTNKDFGIGMRVSAGCIRMDPSDIEWLFDKVRNGEDVNIINQPIKMTLEPDRSVFLEAHEPLTRSNGEKDELKVPKELKWWLDEFGMKNVKAKAAIAAQNGVPVEITAP; encoded by the coding sequence ATGCTTAGCAAAAAGCGATCAATGAGTTTCGCAAAACGTACCCTGCTATCTGTGTCGTTATCTTTAGTGAGTGGTCTATCATTCGCTAAGATGTACGAATTACCAGAGGATGGAAGCCGTTTAATTGGTCGCCTTGAAAACCACGTCGTGCAAGAAGGCGAAACCATGGCAAATATCGCTAAGCTCTACGATGTGGGTATGCTAGGTTTAATGGCCGCAAACAAAGGCGTGGATCCCTTCTTACCAGAAGAGGGGCATGTTCTTACTATTCCGACACAGCTAATCCTCCCAGACGTACCTTATAAAGGTATCGTTATTAATCTAGCCGAGCTGCGCTTATATTACTTTCCGAAAGGAGAGAATATTGTCCATGTATTTCCTGTCGGAATTGGCCGAATAGGGCGCGATACCCCAGTAATGACAACGCGTATCAGCCAAAAACGACCGAACCCTACATGGACTCCTCCAGCCTCTATTCGTGCCGAGTACAAAGCAAAGGGCATTGACCTACCAGCCGTTGTTCCTGCGGGGCCTGATAATCCACTTGGTATGTTTGCATTGCGTTTAGCTTACGGGAATGGCGAATACCTAATTCATGGTACCAACAAGGACTTTGGGATTGGTATGCGAGTCAGCGCGGGTTGTATTCGTATGGACCCAAGTGACATTGAGTGGTTATTTGACAAGGTTCGTAACGGCGAAGACGTTAACATCATTAACCAGCCTATCAAAATGACACTTGAGCCTGACAGAAGTGTGTTCTTAGAAGCACATGAGCCTTTGACTCGTAGTAATGGCGAGAAAGATGAACTCAAAGTGCCGAAAGAGTTAAAGTGGTGGCTGGATGAATTCGGTATGAAAAACGTGAAGGCTAAAGCAGCAATCGCTGCACAGAATGGGGTTCCCGTCGAAATAACCGCGCCTTAA
- the phrB gene encoding deoxyribodipyrimidine photo-lyase — MILVWFRRDLRTLDHTALKAALDSGQPVVACFIATPEQWREHHMAPMQADLIARRLACLNEELESLNIPFLYKEVPSFSDCTDVISGWAETLEATSVMANIHYEVNERELDTQVSEALASHDIEFELFHDKCVHAPTTVLNKQGEYFKVFTPFKRAWLTQFHMPTVVKPHEQAPLNKKVLEQLESARFNSSFTFSYPRESSEDWLASTNDILKQLREFARERSDAYQSERDFPAIDGTSQLSPYLAIGALSPRQCIARLYAENQQNDLTEGKATWLSEIIWREFYQHLLVFEPKLVKGKGFIDWEDKIQWSYDEKAFERWKTGTTGYPIVDAAMRQLNQTGWMHNRLRMIVASFLTKDLHIDWRWGEAYFMSKLVDGDFAANNGGWQWSASTGCDGQPYFRIFNPISQGEKFDANGEFVRHWVPEIKSVPNKYIHKPWTWEGFSLLEYHKPMVDHKTEREITLQLFKSAKE; from the coding sequence ATGATTTTAGTATGGTTTCGACGTGACTTGCGTACGTTAGACCACACGGCACTCAAAGCGGCATTGGATTCAGGTCAGCCTGTCGTCGCTTGCTTTATCGCGACGCCAGAGCAGTGGCGGGAGCATCACATGGCGCCGATGCAGGCAGACCTCATTGCTCGTCGCTTAGCTTGTCTTAACGAGGAGCTTGAAAGCCTTAATATTCCTTTTTTGTACAAAGAGGTGCCGTCGTTTTCCGATTGTACAGATGTGATTAGTGGGTGGGCGGAAACACTTGAAGCCACGTCTGTCATGGCAAACATTCACTATGAGGTGAACGAACGAGAGCTCGATACACAAGTAAGTGAAGCGTTAGCTTCTCACGATATCGAATTTGAACTGTTTCATGACAAATGTGTGCACGCGCCAACGACGGTTCTTAATAAGCAAGGCGAATATTTTAAGGTATTTACGCCATTCAAGCGTGCTTGGTTAACGCAGTTCCATATGCCGACGGTAGTAAAACCTCACGAGCAAGCGCCACTCAATAAAAAGGTACTCGAACAATTAGAGTCGGCTCGATTTAATTCAAGCTTCACATTTAGCTATCCTCGAGAATCCAGTGAAGACTGGCTGGCTTCGACTAATGATATTTTGAAGCAGCTTAGGGAATTTGCACGGGAGCGCAGTGACGCGTATCAAAGCGAGCGAGACTTTCCAGCTATTGATGGCACTAGCCAACTGTCTCCATACCTTGCGATTGGCGCACTATCACCAAGGCAGTGTATTGCTCGTTTGTATGCTGAAAATCAACAAAATGACCTTACAGAAGGGAAAGCAACTTGGCTAAGTGAGATCATTTGGCGTGAGTTTTATCAGCACCTATTGGTTTTCGAACCAAAACTCGTCAAAGGCAAAGGATTTATCGATTGGGAGGATAAAATCCAGTGGTCCTATGATGAGAAAGCCTTTGAGCGATGGAAGACAGGAACAACAGGATACCCAATCGTTGATGCAGCAATGCGTCAGCTCAATCAAACAGGCTGGATGCACAACCGATTACGTATGATTGTCGCGAGCTTTCTTACCAAGGACTTACATATTGATTGGCGATGGGGAGAAGCGTACTTCATGAGTAAGCTGGTGGACGGCGATTTTGCAGCGAACAATGGTGGCTGGCAATGGTCTGCTTCTACGGGCTGTGACGGGCAGCCATACTTTCGTATTTTCAACCCGATAAGCCAAGGCGAAAAGTTCGATGCTAATGGTGAATTTGTGCGCCACTGGGTACCAGAAATCAAAAGTGTACCGAACAAATACATCCATAAACCTTGGACTTGGGAGGGCTTTTCTTTACTGGAATATCACAAGCCGATGGTTGATCACAAGACAGAAAGAGAGATAACCTTACAGCTCTTTAAAAGTGCCAAGGAATAG
- a CDS encoding MerR family transcriptional regulator gives MVCSSEEKLYAIRDVAEITGVKPVTLRAWQRRYNLIQPQRTEKGHRLYRQQDLDTIREVQSWLAKGISIGKVKGLLGKSADVEVKNEVRTLEEVENMLLALSTLNRGKAESLLASVLKEYPLKLVIDQFISPVFDALDMVKGSLRSLQVGLFQTCLITRLALVIDSENKAASKGKCLLISFEQNRESESWIQAAKLCEQGYHTTLIDKVDDVSGLLDHEVIENGSFIYLFSNKALAAKQVASIKMLHAQLGDRMGCSEVIEKLHLT, from the coding sequence ATGGTTTGTAGTTCAGAAGAAAAACTATACGCGATCCGAGATGTCGCAGAAATCACGGGTGTAAAACCAGTTACGCTGAGAGCTTGGCAACGAAGATACAACTTGATCCAGCCTCAGCGAACTGAAAAAGGACACAGACTCTATCGCCAGCAAGATCTCGATACGATTCGCGAAGTCCAGAGTTGGCTCGCGAAGGGGATTTCGATTGGTAAAGTGAAGGGGCTGCTAGGAAAAAGCGCCGATGTCGAAGTCAAAAACGAGGTTCGCACACTCGAAGAAGTTGAAAACATGCTGCTTGCGCTGTCTACCCTGAATCGAGGAAAAGCAGAGAGTTTACTTGCCTCTGTTCTTAAAGAGTACCCACTAAAACTCGTTATTGATCAGTTTATTAGCCCAGTATTTGATGCGCTAGATATGGTAAAAGGATCGTTGCGATCCTTGCAGGTGGGGTTATTTCAGACTTGTTTGATCACTCGTCTTGCCCTTGTTATCGATTCTGAAAACAAAGCCGCTTCCAAAGGAAAGTGTCTGCTCATTAGCTTTGAACAAAACAGAGAATCTGAGAGTTGGATTCAAGCAGCGAAGCTTTGTGAACAAGGGTATCACACGACTTTGATCGATAAGGTTGATGATGTTTCTGGTCTACTAGATCACGAGGTCATTGAAAATGGTTCGTTTATCTACCTTTTCTCCAATAAAGCACTAGCTGCTAAACAAGTAGCGTCCATCAAAATGCTTCACGCACAGCTAGGTGATCGGATGGGGTGCTCTGAAGTGATAGAGAAATTACACCTAACTTAG
- a CDS encoding YbgA family protein has translation MESSIKVGISSCVLGERVRFDSGHKVSNFVTKELSPYFDFVSVCPEVGVGMPVPRPTIRLVSNEERVALVETKNPENDHTDNMLTYSANKVDELQSEQLCGYIVCAKSPTCGMERVKVYSKNSAAKEGVGLYTQTLMQKMPWLPVEEDGRLNDPVLKENFITRVFCLNDFYDSMDGEPTRGKIIDFHSRYKLTLMAHHPESYRSLGRLVADVANYEIEDFYQEYRLGLMKALTNRASRKNNTNVLMHLQGYFKRSLTKEEKEELATVIHDYRIGMLPLLAPLTLIKHYLNTYPDEYLSKQKFLEPYPQEMRLRYGL, from the coding sequence ATGGAATCTTCAATCAAAGTAGGTATCAGTTCGTGTGTTTTGGGTGAACGAGTGCGTTTTGACTCTGGTCATAAGGTGAGCAACTTTGTGACTAAAGAGCTCAGCCCGTATTTTGACTTTGTTTCGGTATGCCCTGAAGTCGGCGTAGGTATGCCAGTACCCCGTCCAACAATTCGTCTTGTTTCTAATGAAGAGCGTGTTGCATTGGTTGAAACCAAAAATCCAGAAAATGATCATACCGACAATATGCTCACTTACTCGGCCAATAAAGTAGATGAACTTCAAAGCGAGCAGCTTTGTGGTTACATCGTTTGTGCCAAGTCACCAACTTGTGGCATGGAGCGAGTCAAGGTTTACAGCAAGAACAGTGCTGCGAAAGAAGGTGTTGGCTTGTATACACAAACATTGATGCAAAAAATGCCTTGGTTGCCTGTTGAAGAGGATGGCAGACTTAACGACCCTGTATTGAAAGAAAATTTTATTACTCGAGTATTTTGTCTAAATGACTTTTACGACTCGATGGATGGTGAGCCTACTCGTGGCAAAATCATCGACTTTCATTCGCGCTACAAACTGACGTTAATGGCACACCACCCAGAGTCATACCGATCCCTTGGCCGCTTAGTTGCCGATGTCGCTAATTATGAAATTGAAGACTTTTACCAAGAGTATCGTTTAGGACTGATGAAGGCGTTAACGAATCGGGCTAGCCGCAAAAATAACACAAATGTGTTGATGCATTTACAAGGGTACTTCAAACGCTCACTAACTAAAGAAGAAAAAGAAGAGTTAGCGACAGTGATTCACGACTACCGTATTGGAATGCTGCCTCTGCTAGCACCACTTACGTTGATTAAGCATTACTTAAATACTTACCCAGACGAGTATTTATCAAAACAGAAGTTTTTAGAACCGTATCCGCAGGAGATGAGATTACGCTATGGTTTGTAG
- the deoD gene encoding purine-nucleoside phosphorylase, which yields MATPHINAQPGDFAETVLMPGDPLRAKYIAETFLEDVKQVCDVRNMFGFTGTYKGKKVSVMGHGMGIPSCCIYVHELIAEYGVKNVIRVGSCGAVRDDVKLMDVVIGMGASTDSKVNRIRFNNHDFAAIADYGLLEEAVNQARAQEVPVKVGNVFSADLFYTPEADIFEKMEKLGILGVDMEAAGIYGVAADLGAKALTILTVSDHIIRGEKLSSEERQKSFNDMMKVALETAINI from the coding sequence ATGGCAACCCCACACATTAACGCACAACCAGGTGATTTCGCTGAAACAGTTCTGATGCCAGGCGACCCGTTGCGCGCTAAATACATCGCTGAAACGTTCCTAGAAGATGTGAAACAAGTTTGTGACGTTCGCAACATGTTCGGCTTTACTGGCACTTACAAAGGCAAAAAAGTTTCTGTAATGGGCCACGGCATGGGTATCCCGTCTTGCTGTATCTACGTACACGAGCTAATCGCTGAATACGGCGTGAAAAACGTTATCCGTGTAGGTAGCTGTGGTGCAGTACGTGACGACGTGAAACTAATGGACGTTGTTATCGGTATGGGTGCTTCTACAGACTCTAAAGTTAACCGTATCCGTTTCAACAACCACGATTTCGCAGCAATCGCTGATTACGGTCTTCTAGAAGAAGCAGTTAACCAAGCGCGCGCTCAGGAAGTGCCTGTAAAAGTAGGTAACGTATTCTCTGCAGACCTGTTCTACACACCAGAAGCAGACATCTTCGAGAAGATGGAAAAACTAGGCATCCTAGGTGTAGACATGGAAGCGGCTGGTATCTACGGCGTAGCAGCTGACCTAGGCGCGAAAGCACTGACTATCCTGACAGTTTCTGACCACATCATCCGTGGTGAAAAACTAAGCTCAGAAGAGCGTCAGAAGTCGTTCAACGACATGATGAAAGTTGCACTAGAAACTGCAATCAACATCTAA